A single region of the Manihot esculenta cultivar AM560-2 chromosome 12, M.esculenta_v8, whole genome shotgun sequence genome encodes:
- the LOC110628168 gene encoding uncharacterized protein LOC110628168: protein MAGRWELGLPKKGTISLKEQLARTTLHNVRSQGHPYVELREDGKRFIFFCTLCLAPCYSDSVLFDHLKGNLHTERLSAAKLTLLKANPWPFSDGIHFFTNSTENERQLAITNDKRSKFLESNSNVNSLAIVKYDANMRPTINGHVGCNEDLNENAGTCDLVIPGVVVKDEISDLKARFIGSGRIAARFCEKDNNTSEICRIWCEWLGEDSPVYEDMVKVSDHEFAVVIFAYNYDLGRKGLLDDVKLLLSSSPTLELDNGEGTNRKRKKSFSDPEDASESSSNHYYSSGEESSASNGGSSRLLLNQYYDHLRHSMFISNKTIRRELRRQHRIAAERMCDICQQKMLPEKDVATLINMKTGKLACSSRNANGAFHVFHISCVIHWILLCEYEMAKYQSVSPKGRGRSKRKNGAKSNMAGKNGKVKALKSQIDSVFCPECQGTGVKNEEDEREMPKIPLSEMFKYKIKVSDGRRAWMKSPEELQNCSTGFHFPSQLEESVQEKVLPLKLLHFYRAYA from the exons ATGGCGGGAAGATGGGAGTTGGGGTTACCAAAGAAGGGGACTATCAGTTTAAAGGAGCAGTTAGCCAGGACCACTCTTCACAATGTGAGATCGCAAGGACATCCCTATGTGGAGCTTCGTGAGGATGGGAAGCGGTTTATATTCTTTTGTACTTTATGTCTTGCACCATGTTACAGTGATTCTGTGTTGTTTGATCACTTGAAGGGTAATCTTCACACTGAGAGGTTATCAGCTGCTAAACTTACTCTCCTGAAAGCAAATCCATGGCCTTTTAGTGATGGTATTCATTTCTTTACTAATTCAACTGAGAATGAGAGACAGTTGGCCATCACAAATGACAAGCGTAGTAAATTCTTGGAGTCTAACAGCAATGTTAACAGTCTTGCTATTGTAAAGTATGATGCAAATATGAGACCCACCATCAATGGGCATGTTGGATGCAATGAGGATTTGAATGAAAATGCTGGAACTTGTGATCTAGTCATTCCAGGTGTAGTTGTAAAGGATGAAATTTCTGACTTGAAAGCCAGGTTTATTGGTTCTGGACGAATTGCTGCTAGATTCTGTGAGAAGGATAACAATACAAGTGAAATTTGTAGAATATGGTGTGAGTGGTTAGGGGAGGATAGTCCTGTTTATGAGGACATGGTCAAAGTTTCGGATCACGAGTTTGCTGTTGTGATTTTTGCTTATAATTAtgatttgggaagaaagggtttgcTTGATGATGTAAAGTTGTTGTTATCATCTAGTCCTACATTAGAGTTAGATAATGGAGAAGGGACTaacagaaaaaggaaaaagtctTTTTCTGACCCTGAGGATGCCAGTGAGTCTTCAAGTAATCACTATTATTCATCTGGTGAAGAATCTTCAGCTTCAAATGGTGGTTCTTCTAGATTGCTGTTGAATCAATATTATGACCATCTTCGTCATTCAATGTTTATATCAAACAAGACCATAAGGCGGGAGTTGAGACGGCAACATCGCATAGCAGCGGAAAGAATGTGTGACATCTGTCAGCAAAAGATGCTTCCAGAGAAAGATGTAGCAACACTCATAAACATGAAGACAGGAAAACTTGCTTGCAGTAGCAGAAATGCGAATGGG GCATTTCACGTTTTTCATATTTCCTGCGTCATACACTGGATACTTCTCTGTGAATATGAAATGGCTAAATATCAATCAGTTAGTCCAAAAGGGAGAGGTAGATCTAAAAGAAAGAATGGAGCTAAATCCAATATGGCGGGCAAGAATGGAAAGGTAAAAGCATTAAAAAGTCAAATTGATTCCGTGTTCTGTCCAGAGTGCCAGGGCACTGGGGTGAAGAATGAGGAAGATGAGCGGGAGATGCCAAAAATCCCTCTTTCAGAG ATGTTCAAATATAAGATTAAAGTGAGTGATGGACGCAGAGCATGGATGAAAAGTCCTGAAGAGTTGCAAAATTGCTCGACAGGTTTTCATTTTCCTTCCCAATTGGAAGAATCTGTTCAG GAAAAGGTATTGCCGCTGAAATTGCTGCATTTCTACCGGGCATATGCGTAG